The Arachis hypogaea cultivar Tifrunner chromosome 19, arahy.Tifrunner.gnm2.J5K5, whole genome shotgun sequence genome has a window encoding:
- the LOC112777408 gene encoding uncharacterized protein, whose amino-acid sequence MATSNNGKAAAKEREKEERRRRIAERGSDRMALITGKINTLPPQPPSGTSSPRQPHHYQTQSLGNFDKHLDNAEDLLRHLRPQSLSPAFASEYEEEYMGGSENEQDSSTALSRLKHQGGFRYSNFKDYDIQKQLEQQDSEEDNMSKNIDGYENNSGKIKLPLASKAAQMKAALEAKRSKRTGPPKPAPFFSSRELNACIIASETKRALSSLMIAMIVVFCYMISARVEAMRPLYILLITNVTIVLSRLYSEKAKLLEETNGVNEDPVDLQSWGDAVRLLERGLVAYQAIRGIFIDCSIYLVIVVCGVSMV is encoded by the exons ATGGCTACTAGCAACAATGGAAAAGCGGCCGCAAaggaaagggaaaaggaagagaggaggaggaggatcgcAGAGAGAGGTAGCGACAGAATGGCATTGATTACTGGTAAGATCAATACCCTTCCTCCGCAACCTCCCTCTGGAACCTCCTCCCCAAGGCAACCCCATCATTACCAAACGCAATCATTAGGAAATTTCGATAAGCATTTGGACAATGCTGAAGATCTTCTTCGTCATTTGCGTCCTCAatctttgtcccctgcatttgcTTCTGAATATGAAGAAGAGTACATGG GTGGTTCTGAGAATGAACAAGATTCCTCTACAGCTTTGTCAAGGTTAAAACATCAGGGTGGATTtaggtactcaaattttaaagatTATGACATTCAGAAACAATTGGAGCAACAAGATTCCGAAGAAGATAATATGTCAAAGAATATTGATGGCTACGAAAACAATAGTGGCAAAATAAAACTGCCGCTAGCTTCAAAGGCTGCTCAGATGAAAGCAGCCCTTGAAGCAAAGCGGTCAAAGAGAACCGGACCGCCTAAGCCGGCACCATTCTTCTCCTCAAGAGAGCTCAACGCATGCATCATAGCATCGGAGACAAAACGAGCCCTCAGCTCTTTGATGATAGCAATGATAGTTGTTTTCTGTTACATGATTTCGGCTAGGGTGGAAGCCATGAGACCACTTTACATACTCTTGATAACCAATGTCACAATCGTGCTGAGTCGCTTGTATAGCGAAAAAGCGAAGCTTCTAGAAGAAACCAATGGCGTAAATGAAGACCCTGTGGATCTACAAAGCTGGGGAGATGCAGTGAGACTCTTGGAGAGAGGTTTGGTTGCATATCAAGCCATTAGAGGGATTTTCATAGATTGCAGTATTTACTTAGTGATTGTTGTATGTGGTGTTTCAATGGTTTAA